A single genomic interval of Lathyrus oleraceus cultivar Zhongwan6 chromosome 7, CAAS_Psat_ZW6_1.0, whole genome shotgun sequence harbors:
- the LOC127102200 gene encoding uncharacterized protein LOC127102200, translated as MPGFEISLEEGPEPGSRWTLVFDGASNARSHGIGVVILSPTGFHLPFTARLCFYYTNNMAEYEARIYGLEAAINLRIKILEVYGYSTLVISQVKGDWETQDSQLIPYKEHIRKLVPYFDEIFFHHIPKEENQLANALATLASMFKVKWKNEAPAIHIDHLDEPAHCLAIEADHDDKPWFYDINTFLDKRKYPEGISITNKKALRRLSSKFFLNGDVLYKRKYDFILLRCVDRHEASTIIKSIHEGCKGVHAKGPTMAKKIL; from the coding sequence ATGCCAGGCTTCGAGATAAGCCTCGAGGAAGGCCCTGAACCAGGATCGCggtggacgctcgtgttcgacgGTGCTTCTAATGCTCGAAGCCATGGCATAGGTGTTGTTATCTTATCTCCGACCGGTTTCCACCTTCCATTTACCGCTAGATTATGTTTTTACTACACcaacaacatggcagaatatgaagcacGTATCTACGGTTTGGAGGCGGCGATCAACTTAAGGATCAAGATTCTGGAAGTATACGGATATTCAACTCTGGTAATAAGTCAAGTAAAAGGTGATTGGGAGACTCAGGATAGCCAGTTGATACCTTACAAGGAGCATATCAGGAAACTGGTACCCTACTTTGATGAAATATTTTTTCATCATATTCCTAAGGAAGAAAATCAGTTAGCAAATGCTCTAGCCACGTTGGCATCTATGTTTaaagtcaaatggaagaatgaagcaccagCTATCCATATTGACCACTTGGATGAACCAGCACATTGTCTAGCAATCGAGGCTGATCATGATGATAAGCCCTGGTTCTATGACATAAATACATTCCTAGACAAACGAAAATATCCCGAGGGCATATCCATCACTAATAAGAAGGCTTTAAGAAGACTCTCTTCCAAGTTCTTCCTAAACGGTGATGTGTTATACAAGCGAAAATATGATTTTAtactgctcagatgcgtggatagacacgaagctagTACGATCATAAAATCCATACATGAAGGCTGCAAGGGTGTACATGCAAAAGGTCCTActatggccaagaagatcctTTAG
- the LOC127100605 gene encoding uncharacterized protein LOC127100605 — translation MAKKRKSVENRLDEVDRTMYSTFCTTANSLSHLYTHAMNQQKLSFQAGERHALEKMYQWILRQQQEGMRVTTIDIVSHLQNELEYGTEESPVSPRQSIQQNSQSAIQTNFGASIQSNAFGSTVAGHAVRGGPTDQAKNSVFSNALSSPIRRSLQPYHLAQGSSPSSNLMSSGNGTRNNEMTYPSGQNRDTNSSNSSDCMDMHADSPSHDFPY, via the exons ATGGCTAAAAAGAGAAAATCGGTGGAGAATCGTCTCGATGAAGTCGATCGCACCATGTACTCCACCTTCTGCACCACCGCCAATTCCCTCTCTCATCTCTATACCCACGCCATGAATCAACAAAAACTCTCCTTTCAAGCCGGTGAACGCCACGCTCTC GAGAAAATGTATCAGTGGATTCTTAGACAACAACAAGAAGGAATGAGGGTGACTACCATTGATATAGTTTCTCACTTGCAG AACGAGCTTGAATATGGAACAGAGGAGTCACCAGTGTCCCCAAGGCAGTCAATTCAACAGAACTCCCAGAGTGCAATTCAAACTAATTTTGGTGCATCCATACAGTCTAATGCATTTGGAAGTACTGTTGCAGGACACGCGGTGCGCGGTGGGCCAACTGATCAAGCAAAAAACTCTGTATTCTCAAATGCACTCTCTAGCCCCATTCGTCGCAGCCTTCAGCCATATCATTTAGCACAGGGGAGCAGTCCGTCGAGTAACCTCATGTCATCTGGGAATGGAACCCGGAACAATGAAATGACTTATCCTAGTGGCCAGAACAGGGATACGAATTCGTCCAACTCCAGTGATTGCATGGACATGCATGCAGACAGTCCTAGTCATGATTTTCCATACTGA